The Stigmatopora argus isolate UIUO_Sarg chromosome 6, RoL_Sarg_1.0, whole genome shotgun sequence region AAGTTCTTGAGTTCCTCCAAATTAAACCTGTACTCTTGTGGAATTGagtcctctctctctcctacAAGCACTGCATCTTTCTCCTTATGTTTGTCCTccttttaaaaagatgaaatCTGTTAGTAAAAGGTAAATCCAGTAATAGTATACACAGACCAATTCAGAGTCACATAAAAGCCttcttaaaacaataaaatgcctTCCCAAACAGTCCGTTAGTGTGTTTCTTACTGAAACTATGTCCTCGGGTCTGAGTTTGGGAGGTTCTGGTAATGGTTCCGGTGCTGCCAATGTGTCACCGAGAGCTCCAAGAGCATCCAAAGACATATAGTCACTCTGATGGGACAACAAGAACTTCAGGAAGGGTTTCCTTCATGACTGATAGTAAAATGACAGAATTAGCATTTATgaagaaaattgtatttttgatcTTCAAGATGACCTCATCAGTCTTGAGGATCCCTTGTGGTGCCAACACTGGAGGGCAATCTGAGACCTGCACAAATACAACGTAAAGTTTGAAGACATGAAgacaaaaaattgatttaaaaatggacaTGTTTTACCTGAGGTTTTTTTATGgtgggaggaggaagaggcgcGTGAACACCGGCTGATTTTGTGGAAGTCAGTAAAACCTCAGCGGGCTGAAAACACACAACAGCATTAAGTGAATATACATCATCACAATCACCATGAAgtcccatttttttaacagaGCTTCCCTTTTAGTTCCACATGCCATGAATTGAGATAGAAAAAGTAATTCaaatggaagaagaaaaatacaacaaaacatTGATAGATGATTATCTGCAACCTGTGCTGGAGCATCTGAGAAATTCATGAAGTCTCCTGACAAAAGGTCCAATGCTTCATTGGTATTCATGGTGGGCTGCAAGAAACagatatggtaaaaaaaaaacttcaaaagaGAGTATAAAAAGTTGGGGATTAAACTTTTTTGGTGTGGTTTTAAGTAGTGCATGTTTTGATTCATTGCAATTGCATTAACATATTTGGTGTGAACATTCCATCCATTTAGGAATGTATTAggaatgataaaaaatatatatttataattaatgGGCGGCCCAATGGTTAGGTCGttgccctcacagttctggggtcaagggttcgatcccaggtgggtcctcactgtgtggaatttgcatgttctccccgggcttgtggcgggttttctccaggtacttcggtttcctcccacatcccaaaaacatgcttgctaagctgattgaacattctaaattgtacCTGGGTACATGCTTGAATGGttgtgcgtcttgtgtgtgttaTATAATTCATAACttcaaaaatgaatataaaaaaagctatgaTTTGAAGTTTTAACTaaccaaaatagtcacttgccctacaAAGGGTTCAAAGTCAATTGTTGTTGAAGTTACAATTTACTTTTTCTTGTTTAATTCATGTCTCAAACATTGAATTTTGCTCAgatcattttatatttattctcAAATTTTACTCCAAACTTAACGACATcccttgaagagatcctgtctCACCTGGGGTTTTGGAGCGGGTAATTTCTTAAGTTCTTCCTCGTTAAACCTGTACTCTGGTGCAATTGAGTCGTCTCGCTCCCCTACACGCACAGCATCTTTCTCCTTGTGTTTTTTCTCCtgttaagcaaaaaaaaaagtccattgaGTGCTACATCTATTGACTGGAAAGTTATGATTGTCGCAATCTTACCGAGACGATGTCTTCCGGTCTTAGCTTGGGGGATGCAGGTTTTGGTTTATCTTCTGGTAGAGTGTCACTGAGAGCACTGAGTGCATCCAGAGGCAAGGAGCCCCCCTGAGAAGAGACCAATAGATGGCGGTCCATTATTCTCGTATCAGGAGTTTGTGTATAAATGCTTTAATCAGTGGTTAAAGACGTTTAAATATGGGAGTATTGAGAATATCCAGTGAGTGACACTGACTCAGTCAAAGAACAAAGTCTAAATGCTTACCAGAGAAGAATTGAGTGGAGTGGAAGACACTGAGACAGTTGGAACAAAAGCAGATACGTCAGCTTTCTGAAAACattagagaaagaaaaaaaactgagtgcGTTAACAACTGCTTTTGTTATTGTGTTTGCTTTTATCTTTGACAGATATGCAGTGTACCTGTGTAGGAGCAGCTGAGAAGCTCAGCATGTCTTCTGACAGAATGTCCAGCGCCTCACTAGTATTCAAAGTGGGCTGTGGAGCGCagagtaatttaaaaatatatatatatatttaatttcaatGGCGATTTTAAGTGATGTCGTCTACCTGAGGTTTCGGAGCAGGCAGTTTCTTGAGTTCCTCCTTGTTAAACCTGTATTCTGGTGCAATTGAGTCATCCCGCTCCCCGACGCGCACAGCATCTTCCTCCTTGTGTTTATCCTCCTAAGAAATGAAAATGGATGCTTTTATTCTCAGAACCTTTGATGAGTCTAGTTTAGCATATAGCCAGGAGGCTTCTAAAATAGAGATATCTGCCTACCGAGACAATATCCTTAGGGTTCAGTTTGGGTTCTGGCGTGGGTTCCGGGGCTGCCAACATGTCACCAAGCGCACTGAGAGCACCCGGAGACATGACACCACCCTGAGGAAGGCATTTTTATCCATACTTAGTCTAGTAATATAGCTACTATAACCACAAAATGTCCATTTTGTGCACCCCCAAACAAATCAGCAGTAGAGCACTTTTGCAAATGAGTTAATTAATTCATCCTATGTATAAGATAGCGAAACGCAGCGCAATCGGAGTACTGTGTAATGAGTGCAGGAAAATATTCAAACAGACGCTGACCTTATCCGTTTTGGACTTTGTGTCAACTGCTGCATTCAGAGAGAGATCAGAAAAGGAGTCTTTAGCCACTTGGAGTTCTTTTACAGCAGTTGGAGGAGCCACATGAGTAGCTTTCTAACAtcagggaagggaagggaaaatgttaagaacGGTTGTAGGCATCACGGTGaaattatttggaaaaaaaacaaactataaacGTAATGATGGATTATGAGCAAAGCAGCCATTCATTTGCTTAGAAATTCGGATCCATCTTTTATGGAATTAATGCTACCTTACAAGAACTGAGGCAAATAGTAAGCAGTTGTACCTTAAATGGAGTTGCGGAAATACCAGCTGACAACGTAAAATTATCCACTTCCATTTTGGCTTTTTTATCCGCTGGCGGACAGACTGCTACACAAGGCTTGGGTGCGGGGGTGTcagttttctgcaaaaaacaccagtaaatgcaaatgaagtcatttaaaaaataagagatGAGGCCATAATAATAAATGTGAACATCTTTCTCTACCTTGAGTGGTGGTGCAATGCAACACGGTGCAGCAGATGAGGCAGTGGCATGGTCTTTTTCCTGAGTATATGCAAAATGGGATTTGTGAAAAAATGCTTGCCATATCTCTAACAACTTAGGTACCACACGCCACATTTTACACGTACGTGTCTGACCTGCAATTTGGGTGCAGTTGGAACCGTTGATGTCATGAAACCCGCTGAAAGGGAATCCAGGGCCTCTTCTGTGCTTAATGGTTTCTGCATAAAAATACACAGTCACTATTAGCTATGCACACGTTTTCTGCTATCAATAAAATGCATAGTCTGATAAAAGAGAATGATCCCGAGGTGATTTAAATCCTCCACTAGAGGGCATTTCAAACAGCACACAAACTAAAGAATAAAATGCGTTCAAGTGAAAACAAGCAAACGTCACAGTGAAGGAAAAGCACAGACACACCCATCAAATTCCACCAAGAGTGAACTTATTCTCTGATAAACTACCCGCAATTAGACATAAAAGATAAAACGGCTTAGATACGCACGCTCCAAAAACTCCCAATCTTAAAATTGTATCACAATGCTCGAAAGAAAAGGAGTTTGTTGAGACTGAAGAAAGGCATTTCTTAACTTGACTTGTAGATTAAATGTGGGTGTAAGGGTGAACGCATGATACACTCTCTAAGGAAAAGTACTGGGtcctgtatgtatatgtaagaAAATATGAAATCTGTTCAGGAATTAAGAGGCACAGATAATTGCAGCTCGCGGTAAATTCTATATGAATGTGTGTTGTAATACTTGTCCAATTTTGTATGTGAACGTTGGACAAGAGCCAACAAGATTGAGTAGGGAAGGTGAGGGTCCTCTGGGCAGTTAGCAAAGACAACATACAGCAAGACAATGCAACATTCCTCAAACTTGTGTGTCCTTTAACTGTGTCAACTCATTGAAAAGAGAacagtgatgaaaaaaataatagctaCTTACAGGAACATCTTTGGGTTTGACATCTGCAGGGAGCCCGGCCTAAAAATGAGTATTGAGGAGGTGGGAAAAAGGAAATTGAATGATTACTTGatgaaactgaaaaataagtaatttatttgttttcttaaaagaatGTCAAGTTTCTTTTTGTGTATATTGATAAGTGTTGTTTTTCAACACTAATATTAATTCATTGGTGGAGCTCAACGAATCAAAATATTGTGGAATTGAAAATTCATGAAGTGAAAGTTGTGTGTTTTGTAGATGCACTACACACAGGGGCTTTTTAATTAtacaaaaaaacactcattCACCCTCGCAACAAATTATAATGTTCACTTCTAAAAAAtactggattggacatctttcggCATCGATAGCAACCAATGCGTTCatacttgaaaaaaatacatcaacccAATCTTTTTTGAAGTGGAAGGCTTTAAAATTGGCCCTTAAATcttgaaataaaaaactgacCATATTTTCAAATCTGTAACCTGGAGGCAGTGTCTCCTCTCTTTCTCCACACTTTGGAGCTTCCTTAGATGTGGCGTCATGCTGGGACACATGCAACACACGGTTACGTAAAACCAGAGCCATGCTGCTTTTATCAGTGCATTCAATCTCCATCTGATCTCTTCAAAATCAACAGTGTGCAGTACCTCTTTGACCTCAGGCCCAGTGAAGATAGGTTCTCGAGGGGTAACCGGATCAACCGGTGGAAGTATACTGGCCAAGGCGTCAAATGGATCTACTGCAGGTCCCTGTACATGCCGATCAATTGAGCACACGCTTGCAAGCTACGTGCCAACATGCTTTGCAGAGGTTTTTGACAATTTACCTCTTTGGCTCCGATTGTTTCTACTGTGCGAGGAACTTCCACCTGCACCTGCAATCATGAATCTAAATCAATGCATGAACCGTCAATACATAAACGAATGTTCACTTATAGACAGTATATAGTAATCAACAACATTGGCCTTATAGTCCCAGAACTGTAAAAAAGTGATGAACAAGAGTGGATGACAGTTTTTTTAGATGAAGCTTCCACCAACTTATCAATATTTTGCAATGCCGATAGTGTCCCGGGGGAAATTGCGTCTTTTGCATTACATTCGGAAGTGGCAAtaaaaggaatttaaaaaaaatctatcagtgtgggttttctcagggtactctggtttcctcccacattccaaacacatgcatggtaggctgattagacattctgaattgccccgaggtatgagtgtgagcatgaatggttgtttgtctcctcgtgccctgcgattggctggccaccaattcagggtgtccccgcctctggctcgaagtcagctgggataggctccagcaccccctgcaaccctagtgaggataaagcaattcagaaaatgagatgagataatagaGATCAGCAAAAGTCCAAGCTGTAAAATAATGCCATCTTACTTCTTCAGAGTTGTCATCACCAACCAACACATGATTTTATGTAGCTTCCTAAAGCAAATCTATGACATCATCATCTACCTCATGTGTTTTTTACCAAAATCTGTACCAACATTGCAGATTGtttacaaccccccccccccaaaaaaaaaattaagaagcAGTTTTTGTTACAGGACACCTTATACAAATAGTGCACTATTCTTTCACTTCTGATTAagcaataattaataaatgtatATGCCATTGACAGTCAGAATTGGCCTTAAGGCAATCCATAATTATTTGAGGCCCATCATGGTACAAATGAGTTGGCCAGTTGACCAGTTAATCGGTCAAGTATACCTTGGCCGTGTTTTTTGGCGAGCCTTTAGATGTCGACATGGCAGCATTAGCTGCTGATGCTGTAGTCACTGCTGTTCCACTGGCAGCAAAAGAAGACTTTATAGTGGAGACAGGTCCCGTCTACAAACCAAATCATACCAATtactcccccaaaaaacacacattgTTAATTTAGTCAAAAGATCCAAAATGGCAGAAATGTCTCAGAATAACCTTAGATGCAAAAAGTGAACAGATGCAAACATCTATCAGCCATTCAACTCCAAGATACCTTCAATTACCCTCTGTATCATTTACAATGTCATGCTGACAACAATTGACCCAGCAGACGACATGTCAATAACAGTGGAGGTGGTGTTAGTCTACAAACCAAGGAGCAAGTGTTTACTGGATGCCGTGAGGTTATGTGTGTCAGCAGCTCAAAGGCTTGCGGGAAAGTGAATCCAGAAAGTGAAGACACACAGCTTTGACAAAGCTGAGACTACACACGCGAAAAGAAGAAGCCAGTGATTGGCATCAAGATAAGCGAGCAACACCAGAAAAGGAAAGCAGGAAATTCCTGTCACATTATAGCCGAGCTCCCGCTACCATCACCCAGTGTCTGTCTACCTGGGGTTTCACGTTAGGAACTCCCTGTCCTGCTGTCCCGATTGAAGTACTTCCTGATATCCCACCTTTTAGGGTCGTAACCCCGCCAGGTTTGGAAGCCATGGTAGATCCTGATGATGCTTTCTGAAAAGCATCAGGAGTGAAGATGTCCATCATCTGCCCTCATTGACATAAAGTACCTTCTGGCTCAAATCACTCAGCAAACTGATTTACCATATATATCAACAAAGCACATTAAGTAGGTGGTTCACTGGTCAAATAATTTCGACTTGGAGCTCATgacaacaattaaaaatgtatttcaattggGTTAATATCTTCCTAATGAAACTGGGCGTGACATCACAACTTTGTTCCCTTTTTGAAATTTAAGACATCACTCTCAAAACATCTGGCGGTGGAACAGGAAACACAACAACAATATTCCACATTGCCCACATAACATTAGAGTTAAAGGTCAtttagacaacaacaacaaaaaacagctcACTTTCAGTAGGAAATGGAGAAAGTGAGTTGAGATAAGAGCTTTGTGGTTTTTCAAAAGGAAATTTTGCTACCTCAAACTGAGAAGCCGTCCCAGTCGAGACTTGAGCTGCTGGTCTGGGTGTGGCCTGTTTGGGCTGCGActgcaaagacacacacacacacatacacacagacaagttagccaacatggaaaaaaatataaaaaagcaaaCTACACAAAACTGGAGTCATCGTTTGAAGAtcacaaagcaaaaaaagactGCAAGTTGTTTATTTAGGATTGAAGGAATGTGAAATCAAATAGAGTGAAAGTCAAGAACAAAACTAATACAGATGATaatatgtaaaaggaaataaaacaatCAGCAATTATGGTTGATTTGGGGGGGATTGCTCACTTAAGGTGAGACTGTTGCTTGCAGGcgtcacaaaacaaaacatctgtGACCCAGTTGTGTGATTATTGGGTGTGTCTGTTTTGTTGAACCACCCACAAAGATCACATTGAGGCACAAGGGACATATTTTTGTCTATCAAATCATTTTCATGTCGTAATATTATCTGTGTTGTTTTGATCACTTTTCCAAAACAACCATTTTGAAGGTAAAAGTTTCTTAAACAGCAGCTGATGTTAAACATGGCAGAGTCAGTCttaaacttggccaaaacattcaaatgaaatgtattctCACGCTCGCTTtacctcaacaacaacaaaccacgGCATTACTGCATATTGTGTCTCACATTCTGGTTTACTATGAAGAGAACAAGAAAAGCTGTGAAGACTGAATGATAATCAAGTGACCTCATAGAGCACCCAAGGCATCACACTACCGCTTGACTAGTCATGTGGCTGTGTTTTCAGCAGTAAATAATATTGTTGCTAAGTTACTACCAGACAATTGCAGACTGAAGTTGAGTGTGAAATGACTTCGCAATCTGGGATATTTTTATTATGATCAATCAGTTAACACTGAAGACAAGACCCTTTAGTTTGAATTTCCAATCATCTATTTTCTACTGCGGTTATCATGTTTAAGGTTGCAGGGTGCTGAAGTCAGCAGACTTTAAGTGAAAGGTTAACTAAACTCTGAACTGGTTGCTAGTCAGTCACAGGTCACATATTgcgcagacggacaaccattcacgccatCTTTAAATGGGAATTGATCATGTGAATGTGTTTTGTGAACTAAATTATACCCGGTTGGCACAAATTGGTAGCTAATTAAACTGCCTGTAATTGTATCGGAATTGCCAGCTTGTTAAACACTGTAAAAGTGCCCATTAGTCTTTGTTTTCCTGAAATGACATAATTTTCCTACCTGTTCGTACATTCTgaaagaaaagcacatttctctTTAAACACGTGGGATACAGGATGATTTTTGCGCTCTAAAATTCAATGGGAAGTTGCTTAACTGGATTGGGCGAGTCATTTGTTTTTCGGTCATATGAAGGCAGTGTACAACTGAAAACTTTTCATAATGTATGGAAACATTTGACCAATGCTATCTTGTAAGTGGTATATAGAAAGTCTTATAAGTGAAGGAATAATACTATAggcaaaaaatatttggagTCAAAATATTGATTCTTAGTGTAAACAGCATCTTAATCAAAAGGGAATCACAGTCCATCAACACTTCTTTAATCTCAAACGTAAACAACCACCTTCTAGTAGGTTATGCCCACATGTTATGCTTCACAAGCATGCTCACAGTAAACAACACAAAATGATTAAACAATACCTGAAATATCTTCTTAATACCCTGCTTTGATTTGCAGTGGATTTCTATATGGCCCTCAACACAATTGCCAAACACAATCCTTAGTTATGATGGTGGATGATGAACCGGTTCAGAACGCAACTCACAGCGCAGTGGGAAAAGTTCTTGTTTTCTTAAGTTGCGTGCCAGCATTGACTTTACTTCAAGATGGTTTAGGTAAAACATAATCAAAGTTGCTATAGCGATGAAGCTGGCATTTTAACCTTTATATATTTTAGCTTTACAAAACAACCTGTCACTGATTTACGTAAGTGCATTTGAGAACAATAGAAACTTTCCTCTTTCTGGTCATTTCAGGTGACTGCCTGCAGTTGAAGCACTCTATTTGACTCTTAaggcaataataaataaaaccaaaacCTTGCAATGGGACACAaggtgtgatttatttttaatcatcattTCACCATTATTAGTGATAAACTGACCAACATTTTCAAGCAAAAACTGTACAAACAACTTTGGTCAGTTAAGAACACCAACTTTTGCGGAAACCCAAAATAAAACCGtcttatattttttacatactATTCTaaagtcaacataaaaaaacaaaataccatATAAATCCATGATTTGTGCTCAGGTTTCGATGGGTGTGATGCATAAACGACGTCACGCAATCCTATGTGAGCTATCAAATACATAAAATGAGGACATTGATGTCAGAGCACTAATAATGCGCTAGGCCTTACCTAACTATGTAGTTTAAGCCCGAGCCTGTTTTGAAAAGTGATGACTAATCTCGAGTTCCGCCCATCACAACCACCGACTGACACGTGCACCCGGACGGCAGCAGCTGCTTCTCTAACTACTGCTAATGCTTTAAAATAGAGTTGGTGCATCATCATGATATAAAAAGGGGCAAAGGAAGAGGGGAGTGTGAAAGGGTTAGTTTCTGATGCAGTATCATTGACAATAGTACTTGGGTTTAAAACTCAGGAGATCAAATCATGTGTTATTGTAATTGACATGAGTCATTTTCAACATGTGAGGAAGAGAAGGAAACAGACTCATTTTTCACGTGCCATCTATCAAAACTAATGCAATGTTTGCATTTGTGAATGAAATTTGGCAACATTTCTCAAAAGCTGGAACAAAATAATAGAGACATACTGTCCATTGAGCAATGCAATTTTGTTGGACATAACTGCATATCAGGTGCAAAAAAAGTTATACAAgataaattatttatattttttcctcatggtacttttaaaaaagtaagcCCCATCAAGGAGGAATTGGAGCAGCATAGTGATGCTCTTctcggacaaaaaaaagttacttGAAACGTTGCAACCGCAAGTTGTCCTGATTCAActctctgttttttttcatgcaataaAGCAAGTCTCTTTGTAGATATGCTCATGTACTCagctaaataaaacaaaacctgGCCTTAAGAGGGGTTCCCCAAAACTAGAAAGTACAAGCAGAAAAGATTTCTTTTTGCACCTCAGCAATCTTTGTTTGCCTTTTCCACTTACACGGAcgggggtggccaagtccggtcctcgggCGCCCCTATCCGGtccgttttccatatctccctccatcagcacacctgaatcaaataatctggatcagtatcaagcttctggagagCCTGCTGATGAgctggtcatttgattcaggtgtggtagaggagggagatatggaaaacagactggataggggctctccaggactggacttggccacccctgcactagcaCTTCCACTTCCATCACTTCTAGCTTCAGTTGACACCTCTGGTACCCTCCATAATTCACCATAATTCTTATTTGGCAATCCAGCATCCCATTTCTcctctcattttcggaaccacgttatcctcactggggtcagAATGGGAGAGTATGCAAACTTAATACAGGAGGGCCCAAGTACAGTATTCTTGTCATTTGGCAACAACCGAACCCATTGACTATGGGGCTAACAAAATTAACACTAAACCCCTGGAAAGTCGCAGAACCACCTGCTgaatagttgttgttgttttttttaaaactattgttgAATTACTGAGAGAGCAATGGAGGATATAAATAGAATAGTTGTCGTGTTGTTTACTGCGACAAGGCTGTCTTTTCACTTTTGATAGCTCACTCAACACAAAGCAaacttcattaaaaagcaagagAAAGTGTTGACAAACAATCCATTTCACGACAGAATTAGAAGTGTTGACAGGTAAGTCAGGAAGTCCTTCCACGCACCCAAACAAAGCACATTTACCAAAGAAAATTGCAATCTACATACATACCATGAGTCTGCTTTTCAGACAGTATCTCCTATTTAAATTGCTGTATGCACGGCCCAAATCCTTTCCTTTCTGTCTGTGTTACCTGAGATCGTCTCTACGGCACTTTTAATCCAGCACTTTCATGCACAGATCACCACGTCGGAAAACACACCCAACCGAGCAGAATTTGTTTCTCCGCCCTTTAGGAAGTGCACCACAAGCTGGCATGACTCAGATCCCTCCCCTCACCGCGAAGCCAGCCGAGCAGGCTCAGTCAGATTGGACAGCGTGGCTAGTGTCGGACCGCCTACTTGCCTGAGTgtgaagataaataaa contains the following coding sequences:
- the cast gene encoding calpastatin isoform X6 encodes the protein MSQPKQATPRPAAQVSTGTASQFEKASSGSTMASKPGGVTTLKGGISGSTSIGTAGQGVPNVKPQTGPVSTIKSSFAASGTAVTTASAANAAMSTSKGSPKNTAKVQVEVPRTVETIGAKEGPAVDPFDALASILPPVDPVTPREPIFTGPEVKEHDATSKEAPKCGEREETLPPGYRFENMAGLPADVKPKDVPKPLSTEEALDSLSAGFMTSTVPTAPKLQVRHEKDHATASSAAPCCIAPPLKKTDTPAPKPCVAVCPPADKKAKMEVDNFTLSAGISATPFKKATHVAPPTAVKELQVAKDSFSDLSLNAAVDTKSKTDKGGVMSPGALSALGDMLAAPEPTPEPKLNPKDIVSEDKHKEEDAVRVGERDDSIAPEYRFNKEELKKLPAPKPQPTLNTSEALDILSEDMLSFSAAPTQKADVSAFVPTVSVSSTPLNSSLGGSLPLDALSALSDTLPEDKPKPASPKLRPEDIVSEKKHKEKDAVRVGERDDSIAPEYRFNEEELKKLPAPKPQPTMNTNEALDLLSGDFMNFSDAPAQPAEVLLTSTKSAGVHAPLPPPTIKKPQVSDCPPVLAPQGILKTDESDYMSLDALGALGDTLAAPEPLPEPPKLRPEDIVSEDKHKEKDAVLVGEREDSIPQEYRFNLEELKNLPAPKPEPKMNTTDALDILSGDFLTSSAAPVVSSSAAPVVSSSAAPVVSSSAAPAPSYADFSLDALAGDFVSSSAAPTVKSAASTFTETSSQLSSGANSALDALSESLITEITPAPQPAPISTKDLVKEKKVVEERLIKMGERDDSLPPEYRPTEEDLKKMAEAKAQADATPKASMDEKAALDLLSSDFLTSGLSSATATTELTPPVLDSQTLKPLPRPVVEKLADTLLPDDPTFKAKTSTAKSKKKSKSKKHHASEPLAESQLSGQPSSDVVPTSTRQGKKS
- the cast gene encoding calpastatin isoform X8; the encoded protein is MASKPGGVTTLKGGISGSTSIGTAGQGVPNVKPQTGPVSTIKSSFAASGTAVTTASAANAAMSTSKGSPKNTAKVQVEVPRTVETIGAKEGPAVDPFDALASILPPVDPVTPREPIFTGPEVKEHDATSKEAPKCGEREETLPPGYRFENMAGLPADVKPKDVPKPLSTEEALDSLSAGFMTSTVPTAPKLQVRHEKDHATASSAAPCCIAPPLKKTDTPAPKPCVAVCPPADKKAKMEVDNFTLSAGISATPFKKATHVAPPTAVKELQVAKDSFSDLSLNAAVDTKSKTDKGGVMSPGALSALGDMLAAPEPTPEPKLNPKDIVSEDKHKEEDAVRVGERDDSIAPEYRFNKEELKKLPAPKPQPTLNTSEALDILSEDMLSFSAAPTQKADVSAFVPTVSVSSTPLNSSLGGSLPLDALSALSDTLPEDKPKPASPKLRPEDIVSEKKHKEKDAVRVGERDDSIAPEYRFNEEELKKLPAPKPQPTMNTNEALDLLSGDFMNFSDAPAQPAEVLLTSTKSAGVHAPLPPPTIKKPQVSDCPPVLAPQGILKTDESDYMSLDALGALGDTLAAPEPLPEPPKLRPEDIVSEDKHKEKDAVLVGEREDSIPQEYRFNLEELKNLPAPKPEPKMNTTDALDILSGDFLTSSAAPVVSSSAAPVVSSSAAPVVSSSAAPAPSYADFSLDALAGDFVSSSAAPTVKSAASTFTETSSQLSSGANSALDALSESLITEITPAPQPAPISTKDLVKEKKVVEERLIKMGERDDSLPPEYRPTEEDLKKMAEAKAQADATPKASMDEKAALDLLSSDFLTSGLSSATATTELTPPVLDSQTLKPLPRPVVEKLADTLLPDDPTFKAKTSTAKSKKKSKSKKHHASEPLAESQLSGQPSSDVVPTSTRQGKKS
- the cast gene encoding calpastatin isoform X5 is translated as MAYAAFYNYVSQPKQATPRPAAQVSTGTASQFEKASSGSTMASKPGGVTTLKGGISGSTSIGTAGQGVPNVKPQTGPVSTIKSSFAASGTAVTTASAANAAMSTSKGSPKNTAKVQVEVPRTVETIGAKEGPAVDPFDALASILPPVDPVTPREPIFTGPEVKEHDATSKEAPKCGEREETLPPGYRFENMAGLPADVKPKDVPKPLSTEEALDSLSAGFMTSTVPTAPKLQVRHEKDHATASSAAPCCIAPPLKKTDTPAPKPCVAVCPPADKKAKMEVDNFTLSAGISATPFKKATHVAPPTAVKELQVAKDSFSDLSLNAAVDTKSKTDKGGVMSPGALSALGDMLAAPEPTPEPKLNPKDIVSEDKHKEEDAVRVGERDDSIAPEYRFNKEELKKLPAPKPQPTLNTSEALDILSEDMLSFSAAPTQKADVSAFVPTVSVSSTPLNSSLGGSLPLDALSALSDTLPEDKPKPASPKLRPEDIVSEKKHKEKDAVRVGERDDSIAPEYRFNEEELKKLPAPKPQPTMNTNEALDLLSGDFMNFSDAPAQPAEVLLTSTKSAGVHAPLPPPTIKKPQVSDCPPVLAPQGILKTDESDYMSLDALGALGDTLAAPEPLPEPPKLRPEDIVSEDKHKEKDAVLVGEREDSIPQEYRFNLEELKNLPAPKPEPKMNTTDALDILSGDFLTSSAAPVVSSSAAPVVSSSAAPVVSSSAAPAPSYADFSLDALAGDFVSSSAAPTVKSAASTFTETSSQLSSGANSALDALSESLITEITPAPQPAPISTKDLVKEKKVVEERLIKMGERDDSLPPEYRPTEEDLKKMAEAKAQADATPKASMDEKAALDLLSSDFLTSGLSSATATTELTPPVLDSQTLKPLPRPVVEKLADTLLPDDPTFKAKTSTAKSKKKSKSKKHHASEPLAESQLSGQPSSDVVPTSTRQGKKS
- the cast gene encoding calpastatin isoform X9, with the protein product MGQILSWIRGPRETPTLQDVAVEQQSQPKQATPRPAAQVSTGTASQFEVQVEVPRTVETIGAKEGPAVDPFDALASILPPVDPVTPREPIFTGPEVKEHDATSKEAPKCGEREETLPPGYRFENMAGLPADVKPKDVPKPLSTEEALDSLSAGFMTSTVPTAPKLQVRHEKDHATASSAAPCCIAPPLKKTDTPAPKPCVAVCPPADKKAKMEVDNFTLSAGISATPFKKATHVAPPTAVKELQVAKDSFSDLSLNAAVDTKSKTDKGGVMSPGALSALGDMLAAPEPTPEPKLNPKDIVSEDKHKEEDAVRVGERDDSIAPEYRFNKEELKKLPAPKPQPTLNTSEALDILSEDMLSFSAAPTQKADVSAFVPTVSVSSTPLNSSLGGSLPLDALSALSDTLPEDKPKPASPKLRPEDIVSEKKHKEKDAVRVGERDDSIAPEYRFNEEELKKLPAPKPQPTMNTNEALDLLSGDFMNFSDAPAQPAEVLLTSTKSAGVHAPLPPPTIKKPQVSDCPPVLAPQGILKTDESDYMSLDALGALGDTLAAPEPLPEPPKLRPEDIVSEDKHKEKDAVLVGEREDSIPQEYRFNLEELKNLPAPKPEPKMNTTDALDILSGDFLTSSAAPVVSSSAAPVVSSSAAPVVSSSAAPAPSYADFSLDALAGDFVSSSAAPTVKSAASTFTETSSQLSSGANSALDALSESLITEITPAPQPAPISTKDLVKEKKVVEERLIKMGERDDSLPPEYRPTEEDLKKMAEAKAQADATPKASMDEKAALDLLSSDFLTSGLSSATATTELTPPVLDSQTLKPLPRPVVEKLADTLLPDDPTFKAKTSTAKSKKKSKSKKHHASEPLAESQLSGQPSSDVVPTSTRQGKKS